From the Lysinibacillus fusiformis genome, the window TATGCCAATTATCTAAAGTAAATTACGGTAGAATCTTATAAAACAACACACGGTCTTGTTTTTCGCCACCATAATTACTATGAATGGACATATTATCCATCACTTTGTCACCTTTTTCCATTCTAAAGCCCATATTTGTATGAAAGGCAATAGACACTTCGTTAATAGGCGACGTGACACATTTCACAATATTTCGATGGTATTGCTTCACAACATGAAAGAATACATCATATAATCTTTTTGCAATATTCTGTTTTCTATAATCAGGATGGACCCCAACAAAATGGATAAACGCTTCATTTGTTTTGGACTGCGATAAAAAGCCGATGAGGAAGCCGATAATTTCGCCATCCTTCTCCATTATCAGACTCGTATTTGTAAAGTGATCAAAAAATAA encodes:
- a CDS encoding GNAT family N-acetyltransferase, producing MNIRSVQSSDYYTLSPLIDKWWGGRNMSDKLPKLFFDHFTNTSLIMEKDGEIIGFLIGFLSQSKTNEAFIHFVGVHPDYRKQNIAKRLYDVFFHVVKQYHRNIVKCVTSPINEVSIAFHTNMGFRMEKGDKVMDNMSIHSNYGGEKQDRVLFYKILP